The region GCGCGTTCCTCGAATTCCTCGAGGGCAAGAAGCTGCCCGCCGTCGAAGTGCTGGAAACGCGCGCGTAACGCGCGCGGCGGGGCGCGCGGCGGCGCGTGAGCGCCGGCGTCGCGCCGAGCCGAACGCGCGGGCGGCGCCCGCCCGCGCGATGCCGGGGCTCACGCGCGTTGCGCGCCGCGCCGGACGGGCGGCATACGTCGGCCGCCGCGCGGCGCGCCCGCAGCGGGCGCGCCGGACCCGAATCAACGACGCGGCGCCGGCCGTTCACGCCGGCGCCCGCGTACAAAGCGACGCCGGGCGCACGCACCGGCGCGCGTTCCGAAGCGGCGGCGGCTGGGCCGCGCGGCTTCGGCTCTCGCGGCGTTACATCCAGCGCTTTCACTCAGTCAGACGAGGAGATTCATGCACCGCGCCACCAAGATAGTCGCCACGATCGGTCCGGCATCCAGCTCGCCGGAAGTCCTGTCGCAGATGATGCACGCGGGTCTCGACGTCGTGCGGCTCAATTTCTCGCACGGCTCCGCCGACGATCACCGCGAGCGCGCCGAGATGGTCCGCGAGGCCGCGCGGCGGGTCGGCCGGGAAATCGCAATCATGGCGGACCTGCAGGGGCCGAAGATCCGGGTCGGCAAGTTCGAGGCGGGCAAGACGACGCTCACGCCCGGCCAGCCGTTCATCCTCGACGCGACGTGCGAGCTCGGCAACGACGAGCGGGTCGGCCTCGACTACAAGGATCTGCCGCGCGACCTGAAGCCGGGCGACGTGCTGCTGCTCAACGACGGCCTGATCGTGCTGAAGGTCGATCGCGTGCTCGGCGACGAGATCCACACGACCGTCAAGGTGGGCGGCGATCTGTCGAACAACAAGGGGATCAACCGGCAGGGCGGCGGGCTGTCGGCGCCCGCGCTGACCGCGAAGGACATGGAGGACATCCGCACCGCGATGTCGCTCGGCGCGGATCTCGTCGCGGTGTCGTTCCCGAAGAACGCGACCGACATGGAGATGGCGCGCCAGCTCGCGAACATCGCGGGCGCGCCTTACGGCATCAAGCCGAAGATGATCGCGAAGATCGAGCGCGCGGAGGCGATTCCGGCGCTGCAGGAGATTCTCGATGCGTCGGACGGCATCATGGTCGCGCGCGGGGACCTCGCCGTCGAGGTCGGCAACGCGGCCGTGCCCGCGCTGCAGAAGCGGATGATCCGGATGGCGCGCGAGTCGAACAAGCTCGTGATCACCGCGACGCAGATGATGGAATCGATGATCCACGCGCCGGTGCCGACGCGCGCGGAAGTGTCGGACGTCGCGAACGCGGTGCTCGACGGCACCGACGCGGTGATGCTGTCGGCCGAGACGGCGACGGGCAAGTACCCGGCCGTCACGATCGAGGCGATGGCGGCCGTCTGCGTCGAGGCGGAGAAATCCGAGCACGTCGAGCTCGACAAGGATTTTCTCGACCGCACGTTCACGCGGATCGACCAGTCGATCGCGATGGGCGCGCTTTTCACCGCGTACCACCTGGGCGCGAAGGCGATCGTCGCGCTGACCGAATCGGGCGCGACCGCGCTGTGGATGTCGCGCCACTACACGCACGTGCCGATCTTCGCGCTCACGCCGCGGGTCGGCAGCGAGCGTGCGATGGCGCTGTTTCGCAACGTGACGCCGCTGCACGTGGACTTCAACAGCGACCGCGATTCCGCGCTGCAGCAGGCGCTCGAACTGATCGTGCGGCGCGGCTATGTCGCGCACGGCGACATGGTCGTGCTGACGGTGGGCGAGCCGATGGGGCAGGCGGGCGGCACGAACACGCTGAAGATCGTGCGCGTGGGCGAGCACTACTGAAGCAACCGAACGGGCGTTCGGCGCCCGGGCGCGCCGGGCACGCCCGTTGCGCGCGCAAAGAGCCGCGGGGTCGGACGCCTCGCGGCTTTTTTTTCGCTCGAAGGCGGCCTGAAAGACGTAACAAATTGCCAGCGAATCCGCCATTTGGTCTGAATCGGGGGCGCTTCGCGATAAAATGCGGCTATTCGACGCTCGGCCGCGCCGGTCCGCCCGCCTTCGAAGCGGGGGCGGGCACCGGACGCCGCGTAGGGCGCAAGGTTTTCATTCAAGGAGTACCACAATGCCTCTCGTATCAATGCGTCAACTGCTGGATCACGCCGCGGAGAACGGCTACGGCCTGCCCGCGTTCAACGTGAACAACCTGGAACAGGTGCA is a window of Burkholderia mallei ATCC 23344 DNA encoding:
- the pyk gene encoding pyruvate kinase; translation: MHRATKIVATIGPASSSPEVLSQMMHAGLDVVRLNFSHGSADDHRERAEMVREAARRVGREIAIMADLQGPKIRVGKFEAGKTTLTPGQPFILDATCELGNDERVGLDYKDLPRDLKPGDVLLLNDGLIVLKVDRVLGDEIHTTVKVGGDLSNNKGINRQGGGLSAPALTAKDMEDIRTAMSLGADLVAVSFPKNATDMEMARQLANIAGAPYGIKPKMIAKIERAEAIPALQEILDASDGIMVARGDLAVEVGNAAVPALQKRMIRMARESNKLVITATQMMESMIHAPVPTRAEVSDVANAVLDGTDAVMLSAETATGKYPAVTIEAMAAVCVEAEKSEHVELDKDFLDRTFTRIDQSIAMGALFTAYHLGAKAIVALTESGATALWMSRHYTHVPIFALTPRVGSERAMALFRNVTPLHVDFNSDRDSALQQALELIVRRGYVAHGDMVVLTVGEPMGQAGGTNTLKIVRVGEHY